Within the Flavobacterium sp. CG_23.5 genome, the region TAATACCAGCATCTCCACATTTCAAACAAATCTTACTTTACCAGTTGTTTTAAATGAAAAATATACTGCTGTTGCCGGTGTAAATTTCAGCAGCTATAGCTTACAATTATTTCCCGATTCCAATAACAATCATTTATATTCAACAAATTTAAGAGCTGGTCTGAGTGTAAAACATTCCGAACATTGGAGTGGACTATACCTTTTCCTGCCAAAAGTGGCATCTGATTATATTAATGTCAGCAGTGAAGATATTTATCTAGGCGGATTGGCTGTATTAAAATATAAAAGAAACGAAAATTTTGGTTACGGTTTAGGACTTTACGGCAGCAGTGAAGCTTATGGTATGTCCGTGGTTCCCATTGTTACTTTCTATTATCACAGTCCGAATAAACGTTTTGAAATAAATGCCTTTATGCCAAATGATGCTGATATCAATTATAGTTTAACTGATAAAACAAGAATCGGTGTTGATTTTCTTGGTCATGGAAATAGTTACAAACTGACCACTGATAATATTCGTTCGAATTATGTCGAAAATAACTCGATAGATTTTTCTTCTTACGTACAACGAAGTGTGCTCGACAAAAAAATTCTCTTACGTCTAAAATTAGGCTATTCTTTAAACGATTTTAGAGTATACCCAATGGATCAAAAACTTGATTTACAAATTCTGGCATTAAAATTTGGTGATAACCGCACCCGATTGTTTGAAGACAAATCAAACACGATACTTTTAAAGATGGAAGCTATCTATCGTTTTGATTTGGGTAACGTTAAAAAATAACGCTATACATTATATTCTTAATTCATAAAAAAACCGCCTTGTTTTACTATAACGAGGCGGTTTTTATCATTCATATTACGTCAAACCAATTATCGACTTTATATCATCAATTATTTGTTGATCCAAGTATTATTTATTGGCGTAGCATCCATGAAAATGCCGCCATCAAGTGTTACCGATTTTACTTTTTTGTTTCCTTTAAAAGTGAATTTTACCATCTTTTGGTTAGCTTCCCAAACTGCCGGTGTTTTATGCACCGTTTCTTTCGTTCCATCCACATAAACAATATTTATATCAAAAGGAATCGCAAAACCACCTTCATTTTTTATAGAAATAGAATTGTTTGAAGCTTTGGAACTTGAATTTACAATTGCCAAATCAATATAATTATTGCTAAAAAACCAATTATTGAAAAACCAATTTAAATTTTTACCGGCACTGCTATTCATGGAATAAAAATAATCCCAAGGAATAGGATGTTTACCGTTCCAGTCTTGCATATAATTGTGTAGTGCTTTTTTAAATAAATCATCCCCAAGCATGTCTTTTAAAGCCAAATAAGAAAGTGAAGCTTTTCCATAAGAATTATTTCCATAACCAACACCTGATACTTGAGAGGACATGGAGATTATTGGCTGATCTTCTTCTGCAGATTTATCATTAATGTATCTATTAACTCTAAAGTTTTTATAAAATTTATCAGCGGCTTCTTTTCCATGCTCTGCAATCCCAATTAAATATTCGAGTGTTGTTGCCCAACCTTCATCCATAAACGCATAACGGCTTTCATTTATACCCATATAAAACGGGAAATAAGTATGCGCAATCTCATGATCTTGTACCAATTGTGCAAAAACTGGATCACCCATTTGTGAATCGTTAACCATCATAGGATATTCCATATCGGCAAAACCTTGAAATGCAGTCATTTTAGAAAAAGGGTAAGGTACTCCTGGCCAATTGTTAGAAAACCACGCTAATGCATAGTTGTTATTTTTTACCGAATTGATAAAATCAGTTCCTTTTACGTCATAAGCAGCCTGAGTACTCACACGACGATTGGTTTTATTGTCTACAATAACGCTTCCGGCATCCCATAAATAATGATTACTTAAACCAAAGCAGACATCCGAAATTGAATTTGCTTTGAATTTCCATGTATTCATATCATTCTGCAACGTTACTTTTCCATCTTTCATTTCCTGTTCATTGGCAATATGCATCACCTCATCCGTCGTGTATGATTTTTTTAATCTCGCAGCGTATTCCGCTTGCAAAACCTCTTCAGGATTTAGCAAATCACCCGTGGCATATACCACATAATTTTTAGGCGCTTTTATAGAAAAAGTGTAGTCATTGAAATCATTATAAAATTCCTGACGATCCGTGTGTGGAAGTCGATCCCATCCATTATAATCATCATATACGGAAACGCGGGGATAACTGTAAGCGACAAAAAAAGTAGAATCGTCTATTTGTCCCTCTCTCCCGCTCTCTTTGGATAACGGATAATTCCAATTGATATTTAAAGTTGCTTTTGTATGAGGAAGCAAAGGTTTTTTGAGTTTAACACTCCCTACTGTCCCCCAATTTTTAGCATTTTCGTTATAAATCTCATCATTAATTTTAACGGAAGTCAAAGTCAATCCTGCTGATAAAAAATCTTCACTCACCTCTCCGCCACGAGGCGACATTGGCTTATGCAAATTGTTTACGAAACGAATGACAATCGTTTTTAAAGTATCATTACTGTTGTTTTCATAAACAATACTTTCTGTACCGCTAACGATTTTGGTATCGGGATTTACGGAAATTTCCATTGTGTAATTCCCTTTATTCTGCCAGTACTTTTTACCTGGTTTTCCAGTTGTGGAGCGGCTTTCTTTTAGATAAGATTCCTTAATATTTCTAGGTGTGTATAGCTCTTGTGCTATACCGTTTTGCGCCCAAAAAGCGATTACAAACAACAATAATAATGGGGATTTTTTTTTCATAGCCGCGGAATTTCAAATATAAATGTTAGTAATAAAGTATTAGTAGCAATAAATTCCATTTTGTAACACAATCATCTTGAATAAAAAATTTAGTTATTCTCCAATCTTAAATTTGTGGGCTTCCAAAAAATTAGAGGAACTGCGCATTTTGAAACATAAAAAAACCGTCTCGTTATAATAAACGAGACGGTTTTTGATTTTCGAATAAAACTCAATTACAATATGTAATCCGTAGTTATAAAATTTGACTGATCACTATTCAATAAAGCCTGTAAAATTGCATTATTATATTCATTGTCTTTTGAAGCTACGAAAGTTCTAATAGAGAACGAGCGCAAAGCGTCATGAATACTCAATGTTCCCACAGCGGAGTCCTTACGACCTGTAAAAGGGTAAATATCTGGGCCTCTTTGACAAGAACTATTAAGATTGACACGGCAAA harbors:
- a CDS encoding DUF6268 family outer membrane beta-barrel protein, with translation MKRKILQLLFLILPFLCNAQEYIDLFSVNYGKSQEKTFENSSVNTSISTFQTNLTLPVVLNEKYTAVAGVNFSSYSLQLFPDSNNNHLYSTNLRAGLSVKHSEHWSGLYLFLPKVASDYINVSSEDIYLGGLAVLKYKRNENFGYGLGLYGSSEAYGMSVVPIVTFYYHSPNKRFEINAFMPNDADINYSLTDKTRIGVDFLGHGNSYKLTTDNIRSNYVENNSIDFSSYVQRSVLDKKILLRLKLGYSLNDFRVYPMDQKLDLQILALKFGDNRTRLFEDKSNTILLKMEAIYRFDLGNVKK
- a CDS encoding M1 family metallopeptidase — encoded protein: MKKKSPLLLLFVIAFWAQNGIAQELYTPRNIKESYLKESRSTTGKPGKKYWQNKGNYTMEISVNPDTKIVSGTESIVYENNSNDTLKTIVIRFVNNLHKPMSPRGGEVSEDFLSAGLTLTSVKINDEIYNENAKNWGTVGSVKLKKPLLPHTKATLNINWNYPLSKESGREGQIDDSTFFVAYSYPRVSVYDDYNGWDRLPHTDRQEFYNDFNDYTFSIKAPKNYVVYATGDLLNPEEVLQAEYAARLKKSYTTDEVMHIANEQEMKDGKVTLQNDMNTWKFKANSISDVCFGLSNHYLWDAGSVIVDNKTNRRVSTQAAYDVKGTDFINSVKNNNYALAWFSNNWPGVPYPFSKMTAFQGFADMEYPMMVNDSQMGDPVFAQLVQDHEIAHTYFPFYMGINESRYAFMDEGWATTLEYLIGIAEHGKEAADKFYKNFRVNRYINDKSAEEDQPIISMSSQVSGVGYGNNSYGKASLSYLALKDMLGDDLFKKALHNYMQDWNGKHPIPWDYFYSMNSSAGKNLNWFFNNWFFSNNYIDLAIVNSSSKASNNSISIKNEGGFAIPFDINIVYVDGTKETVHKTPAVWEANQKMVKFTFKGNKKVKSVTLDGGIFMDATPINNTWINK